In the Kwoniella shivajii chromosome 2, complete sequence genome, one interval contains:
- a CDS encoding cyanate hydratase — MLNLPLHCQALLQLKTLSGLTFSDISTKIDKPEVWTAALFYGQATTDEDTAKKVFEVLSEGSKSSLEAYNKDYLPPNTPQVTQERLIAGLAGKGQGSLGVQGLVDRDRGMEMPPKDPVLYRLYEVLLVYGYSYKALIAEKFGDGIMSAIDFRTSLERKKDPKGDRVVITMDGKFLPYSSTEAWKG, encoded by the exons ATGCTCAACCTCCCTCTACACTGCCAAGCTTTACTACAACTGAAGACACTATCAGGTCTGACATTCTCCGATATATCAACCAAGATCGATAAGCCGGAAGTATGGACAGCAGCCTTATTCTATGGACAAGCTACAACGGATGAAGACACAGCGAAAAAGGTGTTTGAAGTATTAAGTGAaggatcaaaatcatctcTCGAGGCGTACAATAAGGATTACCTGCCTCCAAATACACCTCAAGTGACTCAAGAGAGATTGATCGCTGGATTAGCTGGAAAAGGTCAGGGAAGTTTAGGTGTTCAAGGTTTAGTCGATAGAGATAGAGGAATGGAGATGCCTCCTAAA GATCCTGTGCTTTACAGATTATACGAAGTTCTACTGGTTTATGGGTACTCATATAAAGCTTTGATTGccgagaag TTCGGTGATGGAATCATGTCTGCGATCG ACTTCCGAACTTCCCtcgaaaggaaaaaagaTCCTAAAGGTGACAGAGTAGTGATCACGATGGACGGTAAA TTCTTGCCATATTCTTCTACTGAGGCTTGGAAAGGTTAA